Below is a window of Comamonadaceae bacterium M7527 DNA.
CTGTATGAGCATGGTTTGGGGGTAAGCCAAAGCTATGTAGAGGCCATGACGTGGTACCGCAAGGCGGCCAACAAAAATTTGGCACAAGCGCAGTTCAACATTGGTACGCTTTACTACTATGGCTACGGTGTAGAGCGGAATGCGCGCGAGGCGGTGCGCTGGTTCAGACAGGGCGCGCAGCAAGAGCTGGCCGAGGCCCAGTACATGATGGGTGTGGCCCACTTTGAGGGCCAGGGTGCCATGGCCTCTGCACCCATTGCCCTGGAGTGGTTCATCAAGGCGGCCAAGAAAAACCACGCCGGCGCTCAACTCATGGCGGCCAATGTCTACCTCAACGGGGACACCGGCGAGGTAGACGCCTACTCAGCACACGTTTGGGC
It encodes the following:
- a CDS encoding sel1 repeat family protein; protein product: MPVTMFKTIFRHMQTVSLAAVCVLLLSAWSASAAAQTTSKDTNEIGIAAMQRGHYATAMRAWLVQAKDGSAFAENNIGYLYEHGLGVSQSYVEAMTWYRKAANKNLAQAQFNIGTLYYYGYGVERNAREAVRWFRQGAQQELAEAQYMMGVAHFEGQGAMASAPIALEWFIKAAKKNHAGAQLMAANVYLNGDTGEVDAYSAHVWADLATLGGNEEASLVRDYASFKLERADIAKATATAQQCLSTGFKRCL